A part of Phoenix dactylifera cultivar Barhee BC4 chromosome 2, palm_55x_up_171113_PBpolish2nd_filt_p, whole genome shotgun sequence genomic DNA contains:
- the LOC103714517 gene encoding urea-proton symporter DUR3 produces MASSSSPVCPPFGYSAKYYSLSSDGQCMRQSSFFEGQAVLNQGVGYSIILGFGAFFAVFTSFLVWLEKRYVGARHTSEWFNTAGRNVKTGLIASVIVSQWTWAATILQSSNVAWEYGVSGPFWYASGATIQVLLFGVMAIEIKRKAPQAHTVCEIVRARWGTAAHVVFLIFCFMTNIIVTAMLLLGGSAVVNALTGVNIYAASFLIPLGVIIYTLAGGLKATFLASYIHSVIVHIVLVIFVYLVYTTSSELGSPKVMYNHLLEVASKSRICRDPISHEGQACGPVSGNYKGSYLTMLSSGGLVFGIINIIGNFGTVFVDNGYWVSAIAARPSSTHKGYLLGGLVWFAVPFSLATSLGLGALALDLPLTATEAGKGLVPPATATALMGKGGSVLLLTMLFMAVTSAGSAELIAVSSLCTYDIYRTYINPDATGKQILKVSRGVVLGFGCLMGVLAVILNKAGVSLGWMYLAMGVIIGSAVLPIAFMLLWRKANAFGAILGTITGCILGIITWLAVTSIEYDHVNLDTTGRNAPMLAGNLVSISTGGFVHAVCSFLWPQNYNWETTKQITTVEKVKSHLLDEEFKEEKLLRAKAWIIKWGVAFTAVIVILWPVLSLPAGKFSLGYFTFWAVITIAWGTIASAVIIILPVTESWQTIKNVCIGMFTNDMLMEKVEEMNFRLRAIMVAMPEAERAYLLEKEKAKKLEAWDETGSSVPTSVMVEL; encoded by the exons GTGTGGCTAGAGAAGAGGTATGTTGGAGCCCGTCACACATCCGAGTGGTTCAACACTGCCGGCAGAAATGTTAAGACTGGTCTCATTGCCAGTGTGATCGTGTCACAG TGGACATGGGCTGCCACAATCTTGCAAAGCTCCAATGTTGCATGGGAGTATGGTGTCAGCGGTCCTTTCTGGTATGCAAGTGGTGCAACTATCCAG GTACTTTTGTTCGGCGTCATGGccattgaaatcaaaagaaaagcaCCCCAAGCACATACTGTTTGCGAGATTGTAAGAGCGCG ATGGGGAACTGCTGCCCATGTTGTGTTTCTCATATTCTGCTTCATGACAAATATCATAGTGACTGCAATGCTCCTGCTCGGTGGCTCTGCAGTTGTAAATGCACTTACTGGTGTGAATATCTATGCTGCGAGCTTTCTGATCCCTCTTGGTGTGATAATCTATACATTAGCTGGAGGTTTGAAGGCCACCTTCTTGGCAAGTTACATACATTCAGTAATAG TGCATATTGTTCTGGTGATATTTGTTTACTTGGTTTATACAACGAGTAGTGAACTTGGTAGCCCAAAAGTTATGTACAATCATCTCTTGGAGGTGGCCAGCAAATCAAGAATATGCCGAGATCCCATTTCACATGAAGGTCAAGCCTGTGGACCTGTAAGTGGGAATTACAAGGGTTCCTACTTGACCATGTTGAGTTCAGGTGGCCTTGTTTTCGGAATCATTAACATCATTGGAAACTTTGGCACTGTCTTTGTGGACAAT GGATATTGGGTTAGCGCCATAGCTGCGAGGCCATCATCAACCCACAAGGGATACTTGTTGGGTGGGCTTGTCTGGTTTGCAGTACCGTTCTCTTTGGCAACATCATTAGGTCTGGGTGCACTTGCTCTTGATCTTCCATTAACTGCAACTGAGGCTGGCAAAGGCCTTGTTCCTCCAGCTACAGCAACAGCCTTGATGGGAAAAGGAGGATCTGTCCTGCTTCTCACCATGCTGTTTAT GGCTGTGACTTCTGCTGGCTCTGCTGAACTAATTGCGGTCTCTTCTTTGTGCACGTATGATATCTACCGGACCTATATAAATCCAGATGCCACTGGCAAGCAGATTCTCAAAGTATCCAGGGGAGTTGTCCTTGGCTTTGGATGTTTAATGGGTGTTTTAGCTGTAATCTTGAACAAGGCTGGAGTTTCTCTTGGTTGGATGTATCTCGCCATGGGAGTAATAATAGGCTCAGCAGTCCTTCCCATAGCTTTCATGCTTCTGTGGAGAAAGGCAAATGCATTTGGTGCTATTCTTGGAACAATTACTGGCTGCATCCTGGGAATAATAACATGGTTAGCTGTAACAAGCATAGAATATGACCATGTTAATCTTGATACTACCGGTCGGAATGCCCCCATGCTTGCTGGAAACCTAGTATCTATATCGACAGGAGGATTTGTTCATGCAGTATGTAGTTTTCTGTGGCCCCAAAATTATAACTGGGAAACCACTAAGCAAATCACAACGGTCGAGAAGGTAAAGAGCCACTTGCTAGATGAAGAATTTAAGGAAGAAAAACTGTTGAGGGCAAAGGCTTGGATTATCAAGTGGGGTGTGGCTTTTACCGCTGTTATTGTGATACTGTGGCCAGTACTTTCACTTCCTGCTG GAAAATTCAGTTTGGGCTACTTCACATTTTGGGCAGTCATTACAATAGCATGGGGTACTATCGCCTCCGCCGTGATCATCATCTTACCGGTAACAGAAAgctggcaaacaatcaagaatGTCTGCATCGGAATGTTCACAAATGACATGCTCATGGAAAAGGTAGAGGAGATGAATTTCAGACTGCGTGCTATAATGGTCGCGATGCCTGAGGCTGAGCGAGCTTACctgctggagaaggagaaggcaAAGAAACTTGAAGCATGGGATGAAACTGGCTCCAGTGTTCCAACAAGTGTGATGGTAGAACTATAA